A region from the Streptomyces tsukubensis genome encodes:
- a CDS encoding DMT family protein: MVCALAATCCYGTASVLQAIGARSVASGPGSGVDPVLPLRALRRGPYAAGLVLDCAGFALQIVALRTIPLYAVGAALAAGLAVTAVVAAWLLKARLTLAEWSAVGAVCAGLAMIALASGAEGNRAGPAALRWYLLGAAVAVLLVGALAGRIPDGPRALLLGLGAGAGFGVVAVAVRLIDSPALPRLFGNPALYALLLGGAAGFTLLTSAFQRGSVIVATAGMILAESAGPAVVGVLWLGDRPHAGLEWVAVAGFAAAVTGALALSRFGDTGTEPGRQPDQGGGPP, from the coding sequence ATGGTGTGCGCACTCGCTGCGACCTGCTGCTACGGTACGGCCTCCGTCCTCCAGGCCATCGGGGCCCGCTCCGTGGCGTCCGGCCCCGGCTCCGGCGTGGACCCCGTACTGCCGCTGCGCGCTCTGCGCCGGGGACCCTATGCCGCCGGACTCGTCCTCGACTGCGCCGGGTTCGCCCTCCAGATCGTGGCCCTGCGGACGATTCCCCTCTACGCGGTCGGCGCCGCGCTCGCCGCGGGCCTCGCGGTCACCGCCGTCGTCGCCGCCTGGCTGCTCAAGGCACGGCTGACCCTCGCCGAATGGAGCGCGGTGGGCGCGGTCTGCGCGGGCCTCGCGATGATCGCCCTGGCGTCCGGGGCGGAGGGGAACCGGGCCGGACCGGCCGCCCTGCGCTGGTATCTGCTCGGCGCGGCGGTGGCGGTGCTCCTCGTCGGGGCGCTCGCCGGCCGGATCCCCGACGGACCACGCGCACTGCTGCTGGGCCTCGGCGCGGGCGCGGGTTTCGGTGTGGTGGCGGTCGCGGTCCGGCTGATCGACTCCCCTGCCCTGCCCCGGCTCTTCGGCAATCCGGCTCTCTACGCCCTGCTGCTCGGGGGAGCAGCCGGGTTCACCCTGCTCACCTCCGCGTTCCAGCGCGGCTCGGTGATCGTGGCGACGGCGGGCATGATCCTCGCGGAATCGGCCGGACCTGCCGTCGTCGGCGTCCTCTGGCTGGGCGACCGGCCGCACGCGGGCCTCGAATGGGTGGCCGTCGCCGGATTCGCGGCCGCGGTGACGGGGGCGCTGGCCCTGTCACGCTTCGGCGACACGGGGACCGAGCCGGGCCGGCAGCCGGATCAGGGCGGTGGCCCACCCTGA